One window of the Rosa rugosa chromosome 3, drRosRugo1.1, whole genome shotgun sequence genome contains the following:
- the LOC133735894 gene encoding EID1-like F-box protein 3 produces MSARQRVRASEGSDSGELGIHNERVLYLVFESMKWDIHALCSTASVNRKLRAVVNRLLWREVCLYRAPRMTATLTNGALNGRIGGGWHTLAKLMFFCCGCKPTRHFKLSQPTPGHRVKASRFSKTSGQSFLSKNCRGDLLYVSDMCEHQTGDKEEDHLGIYRGVFRGFHRSRTMACLIERRVKLEESVMCPYCGARVWSMTAARLVPKSAARRLGSHDGALEYFVCVNGHLYGSCWLVPLSSDEDEDEEEEEVEYYSDGRRRITYDDRTATNGSLGSMGEEVVED; encoded by the coding sequence ATGAGTGCGAGGCAGCGAGTGAGGGCGAGTGAGGGCTCCGACTCGGGCGAGTTGGGGATTCACAACGAGCGCGTGCTTTATCTCGTCTTCGAGTCCATGAAATGGGACATCCACGCGCTCTGCTCCACCGCCTCTGTCAACCGGAAGCTGCGCGCCGTCGTCAACCGCCTGCTCTGGCGGGAGGTCTGCCTCTACCGCGCGCCGCGGATGACAGCGACCTTGACGAACGGCGCCCTCAACGGGCGGATCGGCGGCGGGTGGCACACGCTCGCCAAGCTCATGTTCTTCTGCTGCGGCTGCAAGCCGACTCGGCATTTCAAGCTGAGTCAACCCACCCCGGGTCACCGGGTCAAGGCGTCGCGGTTCTCGAAGACCTCCGGCCAGAGCTTCCTGTCGAAGAACTGCCGGGGGGACCTGCTCTACGTCAGCGACATGTGCGAGCACCAGACCGGGGATAAGGAGGAGGATCACCTCGGGATCTACCGAGGGGTGTTTCGGGGATTTCACAGGTCGAGGACGATGGCCTGCTTGATCGAGCGGCGGGTGAAGCTGGAGGAGAGCGTCATGTGCCCTTACTGTGGGGCCCGCGTGTGGAGCATGACCGCGGCTCGGCTCGTCCCCAAGAGCGCGGCGCGGCGGCTCGGCTCGCACGACGGGGCGTTGGAGTATTTCGTGTGCGTGAACGGGCACTTGTACGGCAGTTGCTGGCTGGTGCCGTTGTCGtcggatgaggatgaggatgaggaggaggaggaggtggaatATTATTCGGACGGTCGCCGTAGAATTACCTACGACGACCGGACGGCGACGAATGGAAGCCTCGGCTCGATGGGAGAGGAAGTTGTGGAGGACTAG